GGCATACCACTTATCAAGGTTAAACATAATGAATGTAAGGATATTAATGGCTAACAAGTAATAAACAAAGATTTCCATCAAGTGATACCTCCTCACTAATCCATTAATTAACTATTACTTATAGTATAAAGGAATACTGTGGATTTTGTCTAATAATTTTTAATAAAGGCTAATTTAAGGCTGAAAGGATGAAAAAACATGAAACGTCTGGTTCGTTCCCAATCCCATAGGATGATAGCGGGCGTCTGTGGAGGGATTGCAGAATATTTTAATATGGATCCTACCATCATAAGGATTATCTATGTAATAGGCTCTATCTTATCTGTGGCATTTCCGGGAATTCTTGTTTATCTGATCTTGATTTTTATTATTCCCTCTG
This genomic interval from Desulforamulus reducens MI-1 contains the following:
- a CDS encoding PspC domain-containing protein, translated to MKRLVRSQSHRMIAGVCGGIAEYFNMDPTIIRIIYVIGSILSVAFPGILVYLILIFIIPSEY